A single Fundulus heteroclitus isolate FHET01 chromosome 4, MU-UCD_Fhet_4.1, whole genome shotgun sequence DNA region contains:
- the LOC105930149 gene encoding cellular retinoic acid-binding protein 1: MAEFSGTWKMKSSENFDELLKALGVNAMLRKVAGAAASKPHVEIKQSGDHFYIKTSTTVRTTEINFTIGEEFSEETVDGRKCKSLATWETEHKIYCKQTLLSGNGPKTFWSRELKGDELILIFGADDVICTRIYVRAQ; the protein is encoded by the exons ATGGCTGAATTTTCAGGCACCTGGAAAATGAAGAGCAGCGAGAATTTTGACGAGTTGCTCAAAGCTTTGG GCGTGAACGCCATGTTGAGGAAGGTAGCGGGGGCGGCTGCATCCAAGCCCCACGTGGAGATAAAACAGAGCGGCGACCACTTCTACATCAAGACCTCCACCACGGTCCGCACCACGGAGATCAACTTCACCATAGGCGAGGAGTTCAGTGAGGAGACGGTGGACGGCCGAAAGTGCAAG AGTTTGGCCACGTGGGAGACCGAACACAAGATTTACTGCAAACAGACTCTGCTGAGCGGGAACGGTCCAAAAACCTTCTGGAGCCGAGAACTCAAAGGGGATGAACTCATCCTG ATCTTTGGAGCAGATGATGTGATCTGCACACGGATCTACGTAAGAGCACAGTAG
- the LOC105930167 gene encoding paired amphipathic helix protein Sin3a — MKRRAEDPEPIFVQQQPRRPLVQAIGEGFQQRALVTAPPVVEAAADNMQPSTGIQYSLPQAYQVPTMPQSTTGHGHNSTTPHIGPHAHSLAVQSQGPAVVPGHVHPPTPIASVQGQQQQFQRLKVEDALSYLDQVKLQFGNQPQVYNDFLDIMKEFKSQSIDTPGVINRVSQLFKGHPDLIMGFNTFLPPGYKIEVQTNDLVNVTTPGQIHYITPQGISVQNIPVTAASSQPPSQHQHQSLPLTGLHTTATTTTPTPTPTIAAQPALSKASKLIQSPAHTPTSQPNPSIPSYASPRSPSVQPHTPVSSTPSSGPPLQNNQPVEFNHAINYVNKIKNRFQGQPDIYKAFLEILHTYQKEQRNAKEAGGNYTPALTEQEVYTQVARLFKNQEDLLSEFGQFLPDANSSMLLGKSPPDRAESVHNDHGPTVKRPSLNNKQRLNQNGLPIRRPAGVGSTPPFKKKVIGKGHGVAEVGKLSTSTETMFFEKVKKALRSSEAYDNFLRCLHIFNQEVISRTELVQLVIPFLGKFPELFTWFKNFLGYRESSHGELSHAESLPKERSTEGIAMEIDYASCKRLGSSYRALPKSYQQPKCTGRTPLCREVLNDTWVSFPSWSEDSTFVSSKKTQYEEHIYRCEDERFELDIVLENNLATIRALETVQRRLSRMSAEEQLRFRLDNTMGGSSEVIHRKAIQRIYGEKAPDIIDGLKKNPAVSVPIVLKRLKMKEEEWKEAQRGFNKIWREQNEKYYLKSLDHQGINYKQNDTKVLRSKSLLNEIEMLYEDRQERASEETAAPPPSGPHMNLTYDDSQILEDAANLIIHHVKRQVGIQKEDKFKIKQIINHFIPDLLFARRGELSDLEDEEEEEEEEEEEMETNQDGPKKHNGLPGRSPSKSKLLFTNTAAQKLRGTDDAYNLFLVNNYWYVFFRLHHILCSRLLRIYGQAEKQIEEDAREREWEREVLGLKRDKNENPAIQLKMKEPMDVDVEDYYSVFLEMVRNLLDGNMEPAQYEDSLREMFTIHAYIAFTMDKLIQSIVRQLQHLVTDDVCMRVTDMYLSESAKKATGGTVSTQTSRASAEGAYQRRAEQLMSDENCFKLMFMKNRESVSLAVELLDTEEENSDEPADAEKWSDYVSRYLNSDSASPELREHLAQKPVFLPRNLRRIRKCQRGWEQLQQERITKGSSDKLQDGSSELKMECMFKLNSYKMVYVCKSEDYMYRHTALSRAHQSHQRVNTRLHRRFHTWVDGWAQKHVTSEMAANTHKWLMGDAKEGLLSCTTTCNPEVLHYLNINKYRVQYRTL; from the exons ATGAAGAGACGCGCAGAAGACCCGGAACCGATTTTTGTGCAACAGCAACCACGCCGTCCTCTAGTTCAAGCTATAGGAGAAGGCTTCCAGCAGCGGGCCCTAGTCACGGCCCCACCTGTTGTTGAGGCCGCTGCAGACAACATGCAGCCCTCAACTGGCATCCAGTACTCTCTCCCTCAGGCCTACCAG gtgcCTACGATGCCTCAAAGCACAACCGGACATGGACACAACAGTACCACGCCTCATATTGGTCCTCATGCTCACAGCCTTGCTGTCCAGTCACAGGGGCCTGCTGTGGTCCCAGGCCATGTCCATCCGCCTACACCCATAGCTTCAGTTCaaggacagcagcagcagttccAGCGACTAAAG GTTGAAGATGCCCTGTCCTATCTGGATCAAGTGAAACTGCAGTTTGGGAATCAGCCTCAAGTTTATAATGATTTTCTCGACATTATGAAAGAGTTTAAATCCCAGAG CATAGACACTCCTGGAGTCATCAACCGTGTATCGCAGCTCTTTAAGGGCCACCCAGACCTTATTATGGGTTTTAACACTTTCCTGCCACCCGGTTATAAGATCGAGGTTCAAACCAACGATCTGGTCAACGTAACCACACCTGGTCAGATACACTACATTACTCCTCAAGGTATATCTGTACAAAACATCCCAGTAACTGCAGCATCCAGTCAGCCACCAAGCCAGCACCAGCATCAGAGTCTCCCGCTGACCGGCCTGCACACCACCGCCACCAcgaccacccccacccccaccccgaCGATCGCCGCTCAGCCTGCTTTAAGCAAAGCCAGCAAG CTTATTCAGTCTCCGGCCCACACGCCCACCAGCCAGCCGAATCCGTCCATCCCATCGTATGCGTCGCCGCGTTCTCCTTCAGTGCAGCCCCACACTCctgtcagcagcacaccatcCAGTGGACCACCTCTCCAGAACAACCAACCAGTGGAGTTTAACCACGCCATAAATTACGTCAACAAGATTAAGAACCGCTTCCAGGGCCAGCCAGACATCTATAAAGCCTTCCTGGAAATCCTGCACACGTACCAg aaagaaCAGCGGAATGCTAAAGAGGCTGGTGGTAATTACACGCCAGCTCTGACTGAACAGGAAGTCTACACTCAAGTGGCCAGACTTTTTAAGAACCAGGAGGACCTGCTGTCAGAATTTGGACAGTTCCTGCCGGATGCCAACAGCTCAATG CTGCTGGGGAAGAGTCCACCAGACAGAGCCGAGTCGGTCCATAACGATCACGGCCCCACAGTGAAGAGGCCCTCGCTGAACAACAAACAGAGACTGAATCAAAATGGTCTGCCAATCAGGAGACCTGCTGGGGTTGGATCCACGCCGCCTTTCAAG AAAAAGGTCATCGGAAAGGGCCACGGCGTGGCTGAAGTTGGGAAGCTCAGTACAAGCACTGAAACTATGTTCTTTGAGAAG GTGAAGAAGGCTCTGCGGAGCTCAGAAGCATATGACAACTTCCTCCGATGTCTGCACATCTTCAACCAGGAAGTGATTTCTCGCACTGAGCTGGTCCAATTAGTTATCCCATTTCTTGG AAAATTCCCAGAGCTTTTTACGTGGTTTAAAAACTTCTTGGGCTACCGTGAGTCTAGTCACGGGGAGCTGAGTCATGCAGAGAGTTTACCCAAGGAGCGTTCTACAGAGGGTATAGCCATGGAGATCGATTACGCTTCCTGCAAGAGGCTGGGGTCCAGCTACAGAGCACTGCCAAAGAGCTACCAGCAGCCAAAGTGCACAGGAAGAACACCGTTGTGCAGAGAG GTTTTGAACGACACCTGGGTGTCGTTTCCATCGTGGTCGGAGGATTCCACGTTCGTGAGCTCCAAGAAGACTCAGTATGAGGAGCATATTTACAGATGTGAAGATGAGCGCTTTGAG CTGGACATCGTGCTGGAGAACAACCTTGCCACGATACGAGCTCTGGAGACGGTGCAAAGGAGGCTGTCTCGCATGTCGGCCGAGGAGCAGCTGCGCTTCAGGCTGGACAACACCATGGGCGGCTCCTCCGAGGTCATTCACCGTAAAGCCATTCAGCGGATATACGGAGAGAAAGCCCCCGACATCATCGACGGCCTCAAGAAAAACCCCGCTGTGTCTGTACCCATAGTTCTGAAAAG GTTAAAaatgaaggaggaggagtggaaaGAAGCTCAGAGAGGGTTCAATAAAATCTGGCGGGAACAGAACGAGAAGTATTACCTGAAGTCGCTTGACCACCAAGGCATAAACTACAAGCAGAATGACACCAAAGTGCTTCGCTCAAAGTCTTTACTTAATGAAATTGAGATGTTATATGAAGAC CGCCAGGAGCGAGCCTCTGAGGAAACGGCTGCCCCGCCACCGAGCGGCCCTCACATGAATCTGACTTACGATGATAGCCAGATCCTGGAGGACGCCGCCAATCTCATCATCCATCACGTCAAACGACAAGTGGGCATTCAGAAAGAAGACAAGTTCAAGATCAAGCAGATAATCAACCACTTTATCCCCGACCTTCTGTTCGCACGCCGTGGCGAGCTCTCCGAcctggaggacgaggaggaggaagaggaggaggaggaggaggaaatggAGACGAACCAGGACGGCCCCAAGAAGCACAACGGCCTGCCGGGCCGCAGCCCGTCCAAGTCCAAGCTCTTGTTCACGAACACGGCAGCTCAGAAACTGCGGGGCACAGACGACGCTTATAACCTGTTTTTGGTGAACAACTACTGGTATGTGTTTTTCCGCCTTCATCACATCCTCTGCTCTCGTCTGCTGCGGATCTACGGGCAGGCCGAGAAGCAGATCGAGGAGGACGCCCGCGAACGAGAGTGGGAGAGGGAGGTGCTGGGCCTGAAACGAGATAAGAATGAAAATCCAGCCATCCAGCTGAAGATGAAGGAGCCAA TGGACGTTGATGTCGAAGACTACTACTCTGTGTTCCTGGAAATGGTGCGAAATCTTCTGGACGGGAACATGGAGCCGGCTCAGTACGAGGACTCCCTGAGGGAAATGTTTACGATCCACGCCTACATCGCCTTCACCATGGACAAACTGATCCAGAGCATTGTCCGGCAG CTCCAACACCTCGTTACCGATGACGTATGTATGCGTGTGACGGACATGTACCTGAGTGAAAGTGCCAAAAAAGCCACCGGGGGCACTGTTTCCACGCAGACGTCCAGAGCCTCTGCAGAGGGGGCCTACCAACGCAGAGCAGAGCAGCTCATGTCAGATGAAAACTGCTTCAAG ttgATGTTCATGAAGAACCGAGAATCTGTGAGTCTGGCAGTCGAGCTGCTGGATACAGAAGAGGAGAACTCTGATGAGCCAGCAGATGCAGAA AAATGGTCTGACTACGTGAGCAGGTACCTGAACTCAGATTCTGCATCCCCGGAGCTACGTGAGCATTTGGCCCAGAAACCAGTTTTCCTCCCCAG GAATTTGAGACGGATACGGAAATGCCAGAGAGGATgggagcagctgcagcaggaacGGATCACAAAAGGCTCCTCGGACAAGTTGCAGGACGGCAGCAGTGAGCTGAAGATGGAGTGCATGTTCAAACTGAACTCCTACAAGATGGTTTATGTCTGCAAGTCCGAGGACTACATGTACAGGCACACTGCTCTCTCAAGAGCTCATCAG TCCCACCAGCGGGTCAACACACGTCTGCACAGACGCTTTCACACCTGGGTGGACGGCTGGGCCCAGAAGCACGTGACGAGTGAAATGGCAGCCAACACTCACAAGTGGCTGATGGGAGACGCGAAAGAGGGCCTGTTGTCCTGCACCACCACCTGCAACCCCGAGGTCCTCCACTATCTCAACATTAACAAGTACAGAGTGCAGTACAGGACGCTGTAG